Proteins from one Tardibacter chloracetimidivorans genomic window:
- the hmpA gene encoding NO-inducible flavohemoprotein: protein MSQPLSDQTIALVKATVPALEAHGLDIVHEMYSRMFQNPDIRDLFNQSHHGDAGSQPRALTGAILAYASNIDNLGALAPAVERIAQKHVGLQILPEHYPHVAEALLGAIKAVLGDAATDEILGAWGEAYWFLANILIAREQRVYTEQKDAAGGWNGWRDFRVEDVVRESSVINSFVLRPVDGGPVMRHKPGQYLTFWLEIPGHPPVKRNYSISAAANGETYRISVKREPQGLASGWLHDEAKPGTILKVAAPAGEFFLADHVERPVVLLSGGVGLTPMVAMLEALVQNGAEVPVHYIHGTHDRDTHAMRDHVRAVASHGQSIAITDFHQTPLEDETEGSDYDVAGIITDEWLVASTPVAQADYYICGPRPFLRHAVSTLSLAGVPSDRIHYEFFGPADELLAA, encoded by the coding sequence ATGTCGCAGCCCCTCAGCGATCAGACCATCGCGCTCGTCAAGGCGACGGTCCCCGCGCTCGAAGCGCATGGTCTGGATATCGTGCATGAAATGTATTCCAGGATGTTCCAGAACCCGGACATTCGCGATCTTTTCAACCAGTCGCATCATGGTGACGCCGGTTCGCAGCCGCGCGCGCTCACCGGCGCCATTCTCGCCTATGCCAGCAATATCGACAATCTCGGCGCGCTGGCTCCCGCGGTCGAGCGCATCGCGCAAAAGCATGTCGGTCTCCAGATACTGCCGGAGCACTATCCGCACGTCGCCGAAGCACTGCTCGGTGCGATCAAGGCGGTGCTGGGCGATGCGGCGACCGACGAAATCCTCGGGGCCTGGGGGGAAGCTTACTGGTTTCTCGCCAATATCCTGATCGCGCGGGAACAGCGCGTCTACACCGAACAGAAGGACGCGGCCGGCGGCTGGAACGGCTGGCGCGATTTCCGCGTCGAAGACGTTGTGCGCGAAAGCAGCGTCATCAATTCCTTTGTCCTTCGCCCCGTCGACGGCGGCCCCGTCATGCGCCACAAGCCGGGCCAGTATCTTACCTTCTGGCTCGAAATTCCCGGACATCCGCCGGTCAAGCGCAACTACTCGATTTCGGCCGCCGCCAATGGCGAAACCTATCGCATTTCGGTCAAGCGCGAGCCGCAAGGGCTCGCGTCGGGCTGGTTGCACGACGAGGCGAAACCCGGGACGATCCTGAAGGTGGCCGCGCCTGCTGGCGAATTCTTCCTCGCCGATCATGTCGAACGGCCGGTCGTACTGCTGTCGGGCGGCGTGGGCCTGACGCCGATGGTGGCGATGCTCGAAGCCCTCGTTCAGAACGGCGCCGAAGTGCCGGTTCATTACATCCACGGCACGCATGACCGCGACACCCATGCGATGCGCGACCATGTCCGCGCTGTGGCGAGCCATGGCCAATCGATCGCGATCACCGATTTTCACCAGACCCCGCTCGAGGATGAAACAGAGGGCAGCGACTACGATGTGGCCGGCATAATTACCGATGAATGGTTGGTCGCCAGCACACCGGTCGCACAAGCGGACTATTACATCTGCGGGCCGCGTCCGTTCCTGCGTCATGCGGTCTCGACCCTGTCGCTGGCGGGTGTGCCGTCGGACAGGATCCACTATGAGTTCTTCGGCCCGGCCGACGAACTGCTCGCGGCCTGA
- a CDS encoding group III truncated hemoglobin, which produces MTELELKDEALKQLVDAFYARVRADADLGPIFNDAIDDWPEHLEKLAAFWSSVMLASGRYKGQPVPAHLKHRSRITPALFDRWLALWDCTTNEMMAPDAAAALQAKAKRIAESLQLAMFFRLDRPSVADGEAGSIHCERRVPTHA; this is translated from the coding sequence ATGACCGAGCTGGAACTGAAGGATGAGGCGCTCAAGCAGCTTGTCGACGCCTTCTACGCGCGCGTTCGCGCAGATGCCGACCTGGGGCCGATTTTCAACGACGCGATCGATGACTGGCCGGAACATCTCGAAAAGCTGGCGGCGTTCTGGTCATCCGTCATGCTCGCCAGTGGCCGATACAAGGGCCAGCCCGTGCCAGCGCACCTGAAGCACAGGTCGAGGATAACGCCAGCGCTTTTCGACCGCTGGCTCGCGCTGTGGGACTGTACGACAAACGAGATGATGGCGCCCGACGCAGCTGCGGCTCTGCAGGCGAAAGCGAAGCGGATTGCCGAGAGCCTGCAGCTTGCCATGTTTTTTCGGCTCGATCGGCCAAGCGTCGCTGACGGCGAGGCCGGGTCCATTCATTGCGAACGGCGAGTACCCACCCATGCCTGA
- a CDS encoding Rrf2 family transcriptional regulator yields MKLTLFTDYSMRVLLYLGARPDRLCSIGEVAQAYGISQNHLMKVVNQLARSGDVESVRGRSGGIRLGRPPEEINIGALIRQTEDGFDLVDCGGCVVAPACGLTGVLKEALGAFLAVLDRYTLADLLTKRRDLASLFERNAADRFETPAAPDG; encoded by the coding sequence ATGAAACTGACCCTGTTCACCGACTATTCGATGCGCGTGCTGCTCTATCTGGGCGCGCGGCCTGACCGCCTGTGCTCGATCGGTGAGGTCGCGCAGGCCTACGGAATCTCGCAGAATCACTTGATGAAGGTGGTGAACCAACTCGCACGCAGTGGTGATGTGGAGAGTGTGCGTGGACGGTCGGGCGGCATCCGCCTGGGGCGGCCGCCCGAAGAGATCAACATCGGCGCACTCATACGCCAGACCGAGGACGGCTTCGATCTCGTTGACTGCGGCGGATGCGTGGTCGCGCCTGCATGTGGGCTGACGGGCGTGCTGAAGGAGGCGCTCGGCGCGTTCCTGGCGGTACTTGACCGCTATACGCTTGCCGACCTGCTGACGAAGCGGCGAGATCTCGCGTCGCTCTTCGAGCGTAACGCGGCCGATCGGTTCGAAACCCCTGCGGCGCCAGATGGATGA
- a CDS encoding nitric-oxide reductase large subunit, which produces MDRTRQLWIWLLSLLAVSFAVLLLVGRDISIQAPPLPAKVVTANGETVFTRAEMQRGRQVWQSMGGMQLGSIWGHGGYVAPDWSADWLHRESLALLDLWAQRDLGGAFESLNEEHKALLQRRLQTEMRRNTFEASTDTITISNDRAVAIERVAKHYVNLFGNDPATAELRENYAMKNDTVPDAGHRAAMTSFFWWTAWAATTERQGRTTTYTNNWPSEPLVGNRPPSSTFIWSAFSVTFLLAGIALLGWHHAVTHGRREKEHDLPAKDPLREIAVTPSMRATAKYFWVVLALFLAQIMLGAMTAHYQVEGQLVYGYEAAEILPYSITRTWHTQLAVLWIATAWLGTGLYIAPAISGHEPRFQALGANILWACLLIIVVGSFAGQWLAVMQKLGLERNFWFGHQGWEYVDMGRFWQWFLFIGLMLWLVLVGRALWPALKEKSESRHITMLFFLSAVAIGLFYGAGLFWNEHTALSMIEYWRWWVVHLWVEGFFEVFATAVIAFLFTRLGLIPTPTATVAVLFATIIFMAGGVLGTLHHLYFAGTSIAVLALGASFSALEVVPLAYIGFEAYEHWKLSSATPWMQRYKWPVMFFLAVSFWNLVGAGLFGFLINPPLSLYYMQGLNLTPLHGHTALFGVYGMLGVGLVLFCLRGMLPNLIWNEGVLKTSFWCFNIGLALMALLTLLPLGTLQLTAAIDKGYWYARSAEFMQQPVVDLLVWLRVPGDIVFSAGAVALAWFVASLWLRPRSDDSEAQIAQ; this is translated from the coding sequence ATGGATCGAACACGTCAGCTCTGGATTTGGCTTCTATCATTGCTGGCAGTCTCTTTTGCCGTCCTGCTTCTGGTTGGCCGCGACATCAGCATTCAGGCGCCGCCGCTTCCCGCCAAGGTCGTGACCGCAAACGGCGAAACCGTCTTCACCCGTGCCGAGATGCAGCGTGGCCGCCAGGTCTGGCAATCTATGGGCGGCATGCAACTGGGCTCGATCTGGGGACACGGCGGCTACGTAGCGCCCGATTGGTCAGCCGACTGGTTGCACCGGGAATCACTGGCACTTCTCGATCTCTGGGCACAGCGGGATCTGGGCGGCGCCTTTGAGAGTTTAAACGAGGAACACAAGGCGCTCCTCCAGCGGCGGCTGCAAACGGAAATGCGCCGAAACACGTTTGAAGCGAGCACGGATACCATCACGATCAGCAACGATCGCGCGGTGGCAATCGAGCGGGTGGCAAAGCACTACGTCAATCTGTTCGGCAACGACCCCGCCACGGCCGAGCTGCGCGAAAACTATGCCATGAAGAACGATACGGTCCCCGACGCAGGGCACCGAGCCGCCATGACCTCCTTCTTCTGGTGGACGGCCTGGGCGGCCACAACGGAACGACAAGGGCGGACGACAACGTATACGAACAACTGGCCGAGCGAGCCGCTGGTCGGGAATCGCCCACCATCAAGTACATTCATCTGGTCGGCCTTCAGCGTCACCTTCCTGCTTGCCGGCATCGCGCTGTTGGGTTGGCACCATGCGGTGACGCACGGACGAAGGGAGAAGGAGCACGACCTCCCCGCGAAAGATCCGCTGCGCGAGATCGCGGTGACGCCTTCGATGCGGGCGACAGCCAAATATTTCTGGGTCGTTCTCGCACTGTTTCTCGCGCAGATCATGCTGGGTGCAATGACGGCCCACTATCAGGTCGAGGGGCAGCTGGTTTATGGCTATGAAGCGGCCGAGATCCTGCCCTATTCGATCACCCGCACCTGGCACACGCAGCTTGCCGTGCTGTGGATCGCGACAGCCTGGCTGGGAACGGGCCTCTACATAGCTCCTGCGATCTCGGGCCATGAACCGAGGTTCCAGGCTCTGGGTGCCAACATCCTCTGGGCCTGCCTCCTGATTATCGTCGTGGGCTCCTTTGCCGGGCAATGGCTCGCGGTGATGCAGAAACTGGGACTGGAGAGGAACTTCTGGTTCGGACACCAGGGCTGGGAATATGTCGATATGGGGCGCTTCTGGCAGTGGTTTCTCTTCATCGGCCTGATGCTCTGGCTTGTGCTCGTCGGCCGGGCGCTCTGGCCTGCGCTCAAAGAGAAGTCCGAATCCCGCCACATCACGATGCTGTTTTTCCTATCCGCCGTAGCCATCGGACTCTTCTACGGTGCCGGGCTGTTCTGGAATGAGCATACAGCGCTCTCCATGATTGAATATTGGCGTTGGTGGGTGGTCCATCTGTGGGTCGAAGGCTTTTTCGAGGTGTTCGCCACCGCGGTCATCGCCTTCCTCTTCACGCGCCTCGGCCTCATTCCGACACCCACCGCCACGGTCGCCGTCTTGTTTGCCACGATCATCTTCATGGCAGGCGGAGTGCTGGGAACGTTGCACCATCTCTACTTCGCGGGAACCTCGATCGCGGTGCTGGCGCTTGGCGCGAGCTTCTCAGCGCTCGAGGTCGTGCCGCTCGCCTATATTGGCTTCGAAGCTTATGAACACTGGAAGCTGAGCAGCGCGACACCCTGGATGCAGCGTTATAAATGGCCCGTCATGTTCTTCCTGGCGGTATCCTTCTGGAATCTCGTCGGAGCAGGCCTGTTCGGCTTCCTCATCAATCCGCCGCTGTCGCTCTATTACATGCAGGGTCTCAATCTGACGCCGCTGCACGGACACACCGCATTGTTCGGCGTATACGGCATGTTGGGCGTCGGGCTCGTCCTGTTCTGCCTGCGTGGCATGTTGCCGAACCTGATCTGGAACGAAGGCGTGCTGAAGACGAGCTTTTGGTGCTTCAACATCGGCCTTGCGTTGATGGCGCTCCTGACCTTGCTGCCACTTGGTACGCTTCAGCTGACCGCCGCGATTGACAAGGGCTACTGGTACGCTCGCTCGGCCGAGTTCATGCAGCAACCGGTGGTCGATCTGCTGGTGTGGCTGAGGGTTCCTGGAGATATCGTCTTTTCTGCCGGGGCGGTAGCGCTCGCCTGGTTTGTCGCCAGTCTTTGGCTCAGACCCCGGTCTGACGACAGCGAGGCGCAAATTGCACAGTGA
- a CDS encoding DUF2189 domain-containing protein codes for MSDKSPSYGLLSQTSGIEETKSARFQRHLPASIGFQWLKAGWQDLFHRPMPSLAYGLGIFLLSLAAVAMLALYGRDYILFPALAGFMIIAPLLAIGLYEKSRNREAGRDTSLREMLLVKPAAGPQVLFTGVLLSLLMLLWMRSAVLIYALFFGVRPFPGLPHITAFLLTEPVGWIILGVGTAVGGLFASFAFAISVFAIPMLLDRKVDALTAMGTSTALVWNNLAPMIVWGAIVLALFILCAATGLIGLIVIFPWLGHATWHAYRAVSDTQA; via the coding sequence ATGAGCGATAAAAGCCCCTCTTATGGCTTGCTGAGCCAGACCTCGGGCATCGAGGAGACGAAGAGCGCGCGGTTTCAGCGCCATCTTCCCGCTTCCATCGGCTTCCAATGGCTCAAGGCCGGATGGCAGGATCTTTTCCATCGGCCGATGCCGAGCCTGGCCTACGGTCTGGGCATTTTCCTTCTGTCTCTCGCTGCTGTCGCGATGCTCGCGCTGTATGGCCGCGACTATATTCTTTTTCCCGCGCTCGCCGGCTTCATGATCATTGCCCCGCTGCTGGCCATCGGACTCTATGAGAAAAGCCGCAACCGAGAAGCGGGACGCGATACGTCGCTGCGCGAAATGCTCCTGGTGAAACCGGCGGCGGGCCCGCAGGTGCTTTTCACCGGGGTCCTGCTCAGCCTGCTGATGCTACTGTGGATGCGATCCGCGGTGCTCATCTATGCGTTGTTCTTCGGCGTGCGCCCCTTTCCCGGCCTGCCTCACATAACCGCCTTCCTGCTGACCGAGCCGGTGGGATGGATTATTCTCGGCGTCGGCACGGCGGTGGGCGGCCTGTTCGCCTCATTCGCTTTTGCGATCAGTGTTTTTGCCATTCCGATGCTCCTCGATCGCAAGGTCGATGCGCTCACGGCGATGGGAACAAGCACGGCGCTCGTCTGGAACAACCTTGCGCCGATGATCGTCTGGGGCGCCATCGTCCTTGCGCTTTTCATACTCTGCGCGGCGACGGGCTTGATCGGCCTCATCGTCATCTTCCCGTGGCTTGGACATGCCACATGGCATGCCTATCGCGCGGTCTCAGACACGCAGGCCTAG
- a CDS encoding cupin domain-containing protein, giving the protein MALHHAAPGEVVDLLPENVTTHEEHSTAIVKADHFETIRLVIPSGTEMRQHQVPGSIMLHCLEGHVKVELSASSIELRRNQWVYLEGGAPHSVKGAENSVLLLTILFPPVEGSQAKAGAETLAVDAYDDCDCVDRWEAEGGPVVQSDQPAPRKN; this is encoded by the coding sequence ATGGCCCTTCACCACGCAGCGCCCGGAGAAGTCGTCGATCTCTTGCCCGAGAACGTGACGACACATGAAGAACATTCCACAGCGATCGTGAAGGCGGACCATTTCGAAACCATCCGGCTGGTGATCCCGAGCGGCACCGAAATGCGCCAGCATCAGGTGCCGGGCAGCATCATGCTGCATTGCCTCGAGGGCCATGTGAAAGTCGAGCTCAGCGCAAGCTCGATCGAACTGCGGCGTAACCAGTGGGTCTATCTCGAAGGAGGCGCGCCGCACTCGGTCAAGGGCGCGGAAAACTCTGTGCTGCTTCTGACGATCCTCTTTCCGCCTGTAGAAGGATCACAGGCAAAAGCCGGCGCCGAGACCTTGGCGGTCGATGCCTATGACGATTGCGACTGTGTCGACCGGTGGGAAGCGGAAGGCGGTCCGGTCGTTCAATCGGATCAGCCTGCCCCCAGGAAGAATTGA
- the ccoO gene encoding cytochrome-c oxidase, cbb3-type subunit II, with protein MAELFHRKLERSAIGFVLAIIAAASVGGLVEIAPLFTIDETVEEAPDMRLYTPLELAGRNIYVREGCYACHSQMIRTLQDEVERYGPYSLAVESKYDHPMLWGSKRTGPDLARVGGKYSDFWHVAHLTNPRDVVPDSNMPAYPWLARTPLRLADLPLHLKALRAAGVPYTDAMIENASVDAFDQATPESSTSSGITERYGEETQVRVFDDVATEVTEMDALVAYLQVLGRLTDVPYKNTAAPQKPPEPVK; from the coding sequence GTGGCGGAACTGTTTCATCGCAAGCTCGAACGTTCGGCGATCGGCTTCGTGCTCGCCATCATCGCGGCTGCCAGTGTCGGCGGCCTCGTCGAGATCGCTCCGCTTTTCACGATCGACGAGACGGTCGAGGAGGCGCCAGACATGCGGCTCTACACGCCGCTCGAACTGGCGGGGCGAAACATCTATGTGCGCGAAGGATGCTATGCCTGTCACAGCCAGATGATCCGGACGCTGCAGGACGAAGTTGAGCGCTATGGTCCCTATTCGCTCGCGGTCGAATCCAAATATGACCATCCGATGCTCTGGGGTTCGAAGCGCACCGGACCCGACCTCGCCCGCGTTGGCGGCAAATATTCCGATTTCTGGCACGTCGCCCATCTGACCAATCCGCGCGATGTGGTGCCCGATTCCAATATGCCGGCCTATCCCTGGCTGGCGCGGACGCCCTTGCGCCTCGCTGATCTGCCCTTGCACCTCAAGGCGCTGCGGGCCGCGGGGGTGCCCTACACCGATGCCATGATCGAGAATGCGAGCGTCGATGCCTTCGACCAGGCGACACCGGAAAGCTCGACCTCGTCCGGTATCACCGAGCGGTATGGCGAAGAAACGCAGGTTCGCGTGTTCGACGATGTGGCGACCGAGGTCACCGAGATGGACGCGCTCGTCGCCTATCTTCAGGTTCTCGGCCGGCTGACCGACGTGCCGTACAAGAATACGGCCGCGCCGCAGAAGCCGCCAGAGCCGGTGAAATGA
- a CDS encoding YbaY family lipoprotein: MFNKPFTAVLAMTMLALGGCATGARYVDPQAPIAELRDKVVTGNASYRQRIALPARAKFNVRLLDVSRADARSVIIAKETRETAGQQVPLPFSIRVKEQDLKTNMRYAVRATITDPEGNPIWTTDTVHSVDPTRFEQDLGTLNMVRVGDRPAASGLIGPQFKVEDINQTGLIDKSNVTVQFSQDGRVSGSAGCNRFTGDYSIEEQSLRIGPLAVTRRACVPALGNQETRFLAILQDVTSWSVNSNGSVLFRADDGRYLAAIR, translated from the coding sequence ATGTTCAACAAGCCATTCACAGCCGTACTGGCGATGACCATGCTCGCGCTCGGCGGCTGCGCGACAGGCGCGCGATACGTCGATCCCCAAGCCCCCATTGCGGAGCTGAGAGACAAGGTCGTAACCGGCAACGCATCCTATCGACAGCGCATCGCTCTGCCCGCCCGCGCGAAATTCAACGTGAGACTGCTGGACGTTTCGCGCGCCGATGCGAGATCGGTGATCATTGCCAAGGAAACGCGCGAGACAGCAGGGCAGCAGGTTCCTTTGCCATTTTCGATTAGGGTGAAGGAACAGGACTTGAAGACCAACATGCGTTACGCAGTCCGTGCGACGATTACCGATCCCGAGGGCAACCCGATATGGACCACGGATACGGTTCATTCGGTCGATCCCACGCGGTTCGAGCAGGATCTGGGGACGCTCAATATGGTTCGCGTTGGTGACCGCCCGGCGGCTTCAGGCTTGATCGGCCCGCAATTCAAGGTGGAGGACATCAATCAGACCGGTCTGATCGACAAATCCAATGTGACGGTGCAGTTTTCGCAAGACGGCCGAGTGAGCGGATCGGCCGGCTGCAACAGGTTCACCGGCGACTATTCGATCGAGGAACAGTCGCTTCGGATCGGACCGCTCGCCGTGACGCGCCGGGCTTGCGTGCCGGCGCTCGGGAACCAGGAAACCAGGTTCCTGGCCATTCTGCAGGATGTGACCTCATGGTCCGTCAACAGCAATGGGTCAGTGCTCTTCCGTGCCGACGACGGACGATACCTGGCGGCGATACGCTGA
- a CDS encoding DUF1971 domain-containing protein, whose amino-acid sequence MPDILPYRSTPVFDQDTLPAALRARHDTKAGVWGLIRVLEGELRLTYLDPPSEVVLTPERPGLILPQQPHFVTPIGAMKMRVDFYDQPPGA is encoded by the coding sequence ATGCCTGACATTCTACCCTATCGTTCGACGCCGGTGTTCGATCAGGACACGCTCCCGGCCGCCCTGCGGGCACGCCATGATACCAAGGCGGGTGTCTGGGGTTTGATCCGCGTTCTGGAGGGTGAGCTTCGGCTGACCTATCTCGATCCACCGTCGGAGGTTGTCCTGACGCCCGAACGGCCCGGATTGATCTTGCCGCAGCAGCCGCACTTCGTGACGCCCATCGGCGCCATGAAAATGCGGGTCGATTTCTATGATCAGCCGCCCGGCGCCTGA
- the ccoP gene encoding cytochrome-c oxidase, cbb3-type subunit III, with protein MDVERDPVSGHETTGHVWNGIKELDTPVPKGVLIFLIVTHLFAFAWWILMPTWPLGDTYTKGILNIDQRTSVEKHLVDSQAGRADWIKRIESENLEQIAADPRLMTIVRSTGHRLFGDNCAACHGINAKGGYGYPDLTDDDWIWGGDLETIAQTMRVGVNVEHPQGRVSQMPSFGRDGILDADQVSLAANYVYALSHPKFVTNANRTSIVSGREVFMANCAICHGEDARGKRDVGAPNLTDARWIYGGDIDQIVETVHGGRQGHMPTWDERLTDSDIKILALYVHSLSAPQR; from the coding sequence ATGGACGTAGAGCGCGATCCCGTCAGCGGTCATGAAACGACCGGCCATGTCTGGAATGGCATCAAGGAGCTCGATACGCCGGTCCCCAAGGGTGTGCTGATTTTTCTGATCGTCACCCATCTCTTCGCTTTCGCCTGGTGGATTCTCATGCCGACTTGGCCCTTGGGCGACACCTACACCAAGGGAATTCTCAACATCGACCAGCGCACCTCGGTCGAAAAGCACCTGGTCGATTCGCAGGCGGGACGGGCCGACTGGATAAAGCGGATCGAAAGCGAGAACCTCGAGCAGATCGCGGCCGACCCCCGGCTCATGACCATCGTGCGTAGCACCGGCCACCGGTTGTTCGGCGACAACTGCGCCGCCTGCCACGGCATTAATGCCAAGGGGGGTTATGGTTATCCCGATCTGACCGATGACGACTGGATCTGGGGCGGCGACCTTGAGACGATCGCGCAGACCATGCGCGTTGGGGTCAATGTGGAGCATCCGCAGGGGCGCGTCTCGCAGATGCCCTCGTTCGGACGCGACGGGATACTCGATGCCGATCAGGTCAGTCTGGCGGCCAACTATGTCTACGCCTTGTCGCATCCCAAGTTCGTGACGAATGCCAATCGGACGTCGATTGTATCGGGGCGCGAGGTCTTCATGGCCAATTGCGCGATTTGCCATGGCGAGGATGCGCGCGGGAAGCGCGATGTCGGCGCTCCCAATCTGACGGACGCGCGTTGGATCTATGGAGGAGACATCGATCAGATCGTGGAGACCGTCCATGGCGGACGCCAGGGGCATATGCCGACATGGGACGAGCGGCTTACGGACTCGGATATCAAGATATTGGCGCTCTATGTTCATTCGCTGAGCGCGCCTCAGCGATGA
- a CDS encoding cbb3-type cytochrome c oxidase subunit 3, giving the protein MDISHEALVAFSKSWGLFYLIGLMIGVLIYTFRPSNRGKFNRAKQSVLDQDDKPWT; this is encoded by the coding sequence ATGGACATAAGCCACGAGGCTCTTGTTGCATTCTCGAAAAGCTGGGGGCTGTTCTACCTCATCGGTCTGATGATCGGTGTCCTCATTTATACGTTCCGGCCGTCCAATCGTGGCAAGTTCAACCGAGCCAAACAAAGCGTTCTCGATCAGGACGACAAGCCATGGACGTAG
- the ccoN gene encoding cytochrome-c oxidase, cbb3-type subunit I, with product MILTLTETERQIALAISVAVGLCGLVLAAAGNQDTMEIHGWLILAIAAICAIIVIRGIWGPEPPKSRLQSYYDEPIKAGIIASMAWAVVAMFVGVWVAALLAFPDLTFDSAWASFGRLRPVHTSGVIFGFGGNALIATSLHVVQRTSRARLPDQLSAWFVLVGYNLFCILAASGYLLGVTQSKEYAEAEWYADIWLVIVWVTYFILYIRTLARRKEPHIYVANWYFMAFILVVAILHIINNLAIPVSLGHAKSYTIWSGVQDAMVQWWYGHNAVAFFLTAGFLGMLYYYLPIRAQRPIFSYRLSILSFWGITFFYMWAGSHHLHYTALPHWVQTLGMTFSVMLLVPSWASAGNALLTLNGAWHRVRDDATLRFMMVAAVFYGISTFEGSFLAIRPVNSLSHYTDWTVGHVHAGALGWVALITFGSLYTLVPSLWKREAMYSPALVEWHFWLSLAGTLVYIFAMWNSGIIQGLMWRTYTEEGTLAYSFLDSLRAMYPYYIARTLGGLLFLIGAVIGAYNMWRTIRAASAQAPFEGDVPLQAATAAGRA from the coding sequence ATGATACTGACCTTGACCGAGACCGAACGCCAGATCGCGCTCGCCATTTCCGTTGCCGTCGGTCTGTGCGGCCTCGTTCTCGCAGCGGCAGGCAATCAGGACACAATGGAAATCCACGGCTGGCTGATCCTGGCCATTGCCGCCATTTGCGCCATCATCGTAATCCGCGGCATCTGGGGACCGGAACCGCCAAAATCCCGTTTGCAAAGCTACTATGACGAGCCCATCAAGGCCGGCATCATCGCCAGCATGGCTTGGGCGGTGGTGGCGATGTTCGTGGGGGTCTGGGTCGCCGCGCTGCTGGCATTCCCTGACCTGACGTTTGACAGTGCCTGGGCGAGCTTCGGCCGCTTGCGACCGGTGCACACCAGCGGCGTGATCTTCGGCTTTGGCGGCAACGCGCTCATCGCCACCTCGCTGCATGTCGTGCAGCGGACCTCGCGGGCGCGTCTTCCCGATCAGCTTTCGGCCTGGTTCGTGCTGGTGGGCTACAACCTGTTCTGCATCCTCGCGGCCAGCGGTTATCTGCTCGGGGTTACCCAATCGAAGGAATATGCCGAGGCCGAATGGTATGCCGACATCTGGCTGGTGATCGTCTGGGTGACCTACTTCATCCTCTACATCCGGACGCTCGCACGCCGCAAGGAACCACACATTTATGTGGCCAACTGGTACTTCATGGCCTTCATTCTCGTCGTCGCGATACTCCATATCATCAACAATCTCGCGATTCCGGTCTCGCTGGGCCATGCGAAGAGCTACACCATCTGGTCGGGCGTCCAGGATGCTATGGTGCAGTGGTGGTATGGTCATAACGCCGTCGCCTTCTTCCTGACGGCGGGCTTCCTGGGCATGCTCTATTACTACCTGCCCATCCGGGCCCAGCGGCCGATCTTCTCCTACCGTCTCTCGATCCTGAGCTTTTGGGGCATTACCTTCTTCTACATGTGGGCGGGTTCCCACCACCTTCATTATACCGCCCTACCGCACTGGGTTCAGACGCTGGGCATGACCTTCTCGGTGATGCTCCTCGTGCCGTCATGGGCTTCGGCTGGCAACGCCTTGCTAACATTGAACGGCGCCTGGCACCGCGTGCGCGATGATGCGACGCTCCGCTTCATGATGGTCGCGGCGGTGTTTTATGGCATCTCGACCTTTGAAGGTTCGTTCCTCGCCATCCGGCCCGTCAATTCGCTTTCGCATTACACCGACTGGACGGTTGGCCATGTTCACGCCGGCGCGCTCGGCTGGGTGGCGCTCATCACCTTCGGCTCGCTCTACACGCTGGTGCCGTCCTTGTGGAAGCGCGAGGCGATGTATTCGCCCGCCTTGGTCGAGTGGCACTTCTGGCTCTCGCTTGCCGGCACTCTTGTCTACATTTTTGCCATGTGGAACTCGGGCATCATCCAGGGCCTGATGTGGCGGACCTATACGGAGGAAGGCACGCTAGCCTACTCCTTCCTGGATTCGCTCAGAGCCATGTATCCCTATTACATCGCGCGTACGCTCGGCGGCCTTCTGTTCCTGATCGGTGCTGTGATCGGCGCCTACAATATGTGGAGGACCATTCGCGCCGCCTCGGCCCAGGCACCGTTCGAAGGCGACGTCCCGCTACAGGCCGCGACGGCGGCGGGGAGGGCCTGA